A single genomic interval of Psychroserpens sp. NJDZ02 harbors:
- a CDS encoding LptF/LptG family permease, with product MKILDWYILKRYLLTFAVMLLLFIPIGITVHLAEKIGKILEKNVPFGEVMVYFLDFTIYFAHLLFPLFLFLSVIWFTSKLANNTEIVAFLSSGVSFSRFLRPYLIGATIVAIISIILGLYLAPNASKGFNNFKYKYLSGKKTNNTTNVLKQINDNDIIYVTSFDTKNRTGVNFTLEHFEGQKMGYKISASNIRYLEEDSAFVLRNYVKRIIGGNNDVLDIQRKKDTIFNFDLEDLTPEDYIAETLRYNELVKFIDREEQRGSKYIGRYKLAKYQKWSLPVSVFILTIIAVAVSSRKRRGGMGVNLAFGICIAMIFVFFDKIFGTLASQSDFSPLLAVWFPNIIFGILAIILLRNAKR from the coding sequence ATGAAAATATTAGACTGGTACATATTAAAACGTTATTTACTGACTTTTGCTGTCATGCTATTGTTGTTTATACCTATTGGTATAACAGTGCATTTGGCTGAGAAAATAGGGAAAATATTAGAGAAAAATGTGCCTTTTGGGGAAGTTATGGTCTACTTTTTAGACTTTACAATATATTTTGCCCACTTATTGTTTCCCCTGTTTTTATTTTTATCAGTGATTTGGTTTACCTCCAAATTAGCCAATAATACAGAGATTGTTGCTTTTTTAAGTTCAGGTGTATCATTTTCACGATTTTTAAGACCTTATTTAATAGGGGCAACTATTGTCGCGATTATTTCGATTATTCTAGGTTTGTATTTAGCGCCCAACGCTAGTAAAGGTTTTAATAATTTTAAGTATAAATACCTTTCAGGTAAGAAAACTAATAATACGACCAATGTTCTCAAACAAATAAATGATAACGATATTATTTATGTTACTAGTTTTGATACAAAAAATAGGACAGGGGTTAATTTTACTTTAGAGCATTTTGAAGGTCAAAAAATGGGTTATAAAATAAGCGCTTCGAACATTAGATATTTGGAAGAGGACTCTGCATTTGTTTTACGTAATTATGTTAAAAGAATAATTGGTGGGAATAATGATGTTTTAGATATACAAAGAAAAAAAGACACTATTTTTAATTTTGATTTAGAAGATTTAACTCCAGAAGACTATATTGCAGAAACACTCCGTTATAATGAATTAGTTAAATTTATTGATAGAGAAGAGCAACGCGGATCTAAATATATAGGACGCTATAAATTGGCTAAATATCAAAAGTGGAGTTTACCAGTGTCTGTTTTTATATTAACTATTATTGCAGTAGCCGTATCTTCAAGAAAGCGTAGAGGAGGTATGGGAGTTAATTTAGCTTTTGGTATCTGTATTGCAATGATCTTTGTCTTTTTTGATAAAATTTTTGGGACATTGGCCTCTCAATCAGATTTTTCACCGTTATTGGCAGTATGGTTTCCTAATATTATTTTTGGAATTTTAGCCATTATTTTACTGCGTAATGCAAAACGATAA
- a CDS encoding phytoene desaturase family protein, with protein sequence MTKNIAIIGSGFSALSAACYLAKAGQTVTVFEKNETVGGRCRQFKKEGFTFDIGPSWYWMPDIFDKFFADFGKKTSDYYQLDKLSPAYKIFFKDEEITIGDTLDKICIEFERIEPGSSVQLKKFIKKAGTNYDIAINKVVLKPGISPLELITPETALRVDQFFKTISSDVRKKFKNPMLISTLEFPVLFLGAKPNKTPSFYNFMNYADFGLGTWHPKGGMYEIVKAMKTLAETLGVTFKTNSPITKINVTNKKATSIIVNKQTLDFDVVLSGADYHHSETLLDQQHRQYSEKYWSKKTFAPSSLLFYIGFDKKLNNIQHHNLFFDTNFETHAEEIYDNPKWPTDPLFYANFPSTTDSSMSPENCETGFFLIPIAPGIADTPKLRAHYFNIILERFEKLTKQDVKNNIIFKESFCVRDFIKDYNSYKGNAYGMANTLLQTAFLRPKLKSKKVNNLYFTGQLTVPGPGVPPALISGKLVAELINKHHNN encoded by the coding sequence ATGACTAAAAACATTGCAATTATTGGTTCCGGGTTTTCTGCTCTATCCGCCGCTTGCTATTTGGCTAAAGCAGGTCAAACAGTTACTGTTTTTGAAAAAAATGAAACCGTAGGTGGGCGTTGTAGACAATTTAAAAAAGAAGGTTTTACGTTTGATATTGGACCAAGCTGGTATTGGATGCCTGATATATTTGATAAATTCTTTGCCGATTTTGGTAAAAAGACATCTGATTATTATCAATTGGATAAATTATCTCCAGCTTATAAAATCTTTTTTAAAGATGAAGAAATCACTATTGGAGATACGCTTGATAAAATCTGTATAGAATTTGAGCGCATTGAACCAGGTAGTTCTGTGCAACTTAAAAAATTTATAAAAAAAGCAGGAACAAATTATGATATTGCTATTAATAAAGTCGTTTTAAAACCAGGAATTTCTCCTTTAGAATTGATTACTCCAGAAACAGCACTCCGGGTAGATCAATTTTTTAAAACTATTAGTAGTGATGTTAGAAAAAAATTCAAAAATCCAATGCTCATCTCTACTTTAGAGTTTCCTGTCTTGTTTTTAGGAGCCAAACCAAACAAAACGCCATCGTTCTATAATTTTATGAACTATGCCGATTTTGGTTTAGGCACTTGGCATCCAAAAGGCGGTATGTATGAAATAGTAAAAGCTATGAAAACCTTAGCAGAAACCTTAGGTGTAACATTCAAAACAAACAGTCCGATAACTAAAATTAACGTTACTAATAAAAAAGCAACATCCATAATTGTTAATAAACAAACGCTAGACTTTGATGTTGTATTAAGCGGTGCAGATTACCACCATTCTGAAACACTTTTGGATCAGCAGCATAGACAATATTCAGAAAAATACTGGAGTAAGAAAACATTTGCCCCTTCCTCCCTATTATTCTACATCGGATTTGACAAAAAGTTAAACAACATTCAACATCATAATTTGTTTTTTGATACCAATTTTGAAACCCATGCTGAAGAAATATATGATAACCCAAAATGGCCAACAGATCCATTATTTTATGCTAATTTTCCTTCGACAACAGATAGCAGTATGTCACCAGAAAATTGTGAAACAGGCTTTTTTCTAATACCTATTGCACCAGGTATCGCGGACACACCAAAATTAAGAGCACACTATTTTAACATTATTTTAGAACGCTTTGAAAAATTAACAAAACAAGATGTTAAAAATAATATTATCTTTAAAGAGTCTTTTTGTGTGAGAGATTTTATAAAAGACTACAACTCGTACAAAGGAAATGCATACGGAATGGCTAACACACTACTACAGACTGCATTTTTAAGACCAAAACTAAAAAGTAAAAAAGTAAATAATTTATATTTTACAGGACAACTAACTGTACCAGGTCCAGGCGTGCCACCAGCACTTATTTCTGGAAAACTAGTCGCAGAATTAATTAACAAACACCATAATAATTAA
- the tgt gene encoding tRNA guanosine(34) transglycosylase Tgt, with product MTFDLKAKDTQSNARAGVITTDHGVIETPIFMPVGTVGSVKGVHQRELKDDINPDIILGNTYHLYLKPQIDVLEKAGGLHKFMNWDRNILTDSGGYQVYSLSGNNKIKEEGVKFKSHIDGSYHMFAPENVMEIQRSIGADIIMAFDECTPYPCDYNYARRSMHMTHRWLERCITHLEKTPLKYDYSQSFFPIVQGSTYKDLRKQSAEYIAGVGAEGNAIGGLSVGEPADEMYAMTEVVTDILPWDKPRYLMGVGTPINILENIALGVDMFDCVMPTRNARNGMLFTAHGSINIKNLKWREDFSPIDEMGITYVDTEYSKAYLRHLFNVNELLGKQIATIHNLGFYLWLTREARKHIIAGDFRAWKDKMVKQMDNRL from the coding sequence ATGACTTTCGATTTAAAAGCTAAAGACACACAAAGTAACGCAAGAGCAGGAGTAATAACTACAGACCATGGTGTCATTGAGACACCTATTTTTATGCCTGTAGGAACTGTTGGTTCTGTGAAAGGTGTGCACCAAAGAGAACTAAAAGACGATATAAACCCTGATATTATTTTAGGAAACACCTATCATTTATACCTAAAACCTCAAATTGATGTTTTAGAAAAAGCAGGTGGATTACATAAATTTATGAATTGGGATAGAAATATTTTGACTGATTCAGGTGGTTATCAAGTCTATTCTTTATCTGGAAATAATAAAATTAAAGAAGAAGGGGTTAAATTTAAATCTCATATCGATGGAAGTTACCATATGTTTGCTCCTGAAAATGTAATGGAAATACAACGTAGTATTGGTGCTGACATTATTATGGCATTTGATGAATGTACACCTTACCCGTGTGATTATAATTATGCTAGACGATCTATGCATATGACACACCGTTGGTTAGAACGTTGTATTACGCATTTGGAAAAAACACCATTAAAATACGATTATTCTCAATCCTTTTTTCCTATTGTTCAAGGAAGTACTTATAAGGATTTGCGTAAACAGTCTGCAGAATATATTGCGGGTGTTGGAGCAGAAGGAAATGCTATTGGAGGTTTGTCTGTTGGAGAACCGGCGGATGAGATGTATGCCATGACAGAAGTGGTTACTGATATATTACCTTGGGATAAGCCACGTTATTTAATGGGGGTTGGAACACCAATTAATATTTTGGAAAATATTGCGCTTGGTGTGGACATGTTTGATTGTGTGATGCCAACACGTAATGCTAGAAACGGTATGTTGTTTACAGCACATGGATCAATAAATATCAAAAACTTGAAATGGCGAGAAGACTTTTCTCCTATTGATGAAATGGGAATTACCTATGTAGATACAGAATATAGTAAAGCGTATTTGCGTCATTTATTTAATGTGAATGAATTATTAGGAAAGCAAATTGCAACTATACACAACTTAGGTTTCTATTTGTGGTTAACTCGAGAAGCAAGAAAACATATCATAGCTGGAGACTTTAGAGCATGGAAAGACAAGATGGTTAAACAAATGGATAATAGACTTTAA
- a CDS encoding phosphoribosyltransferase family protein, producing MSNNSTSELKDIILDSNAINNKLRRIAFQIYEANINEKDIILAGIDANGYILAKKLKTILSKISPITPILCKITIDKKNPRLPIKTSIQPEDYQNKSVVLIDDVLNSGTTLIYCVKHFLNVPLKQFKTAVLVNRNHKKFPVKADYKGISLSTSLHEHVQVDLEGKDWKAYLN from the coding sequence ATGAGCAATAACAGTACCAGTGAATTAAAAGATATAATTCTAGACAGCAACGCAATTAATAATAAATTAAGACGAATAGCTTTCCAAATATACGAGGCTAATATTAATGAAAAGGATATTATACTTGCCGGAATTGATGCCAATGGATATATTCTTGCTAAAAAATTAAAAACAATATTATCCAAGATATCCCCCATAACGCCAATACTTTGCAAAATAACTATTGACAAAAAAAATCCACGACTACCAATTAAAACATCTATCCAGCCAGAAGACTACCAAAATAAGTCCGTCGTTTTGATTGATGATGTACTTAACTCTGGAACGACTTTAATATATTGTGTAAAACACTTTTTAAATGTGCCTCTAAAACAATTTAAAACAGCTGTGTTAGTAAATAGAAACCACAAAAAATTCCCTGTCAAGGCTGATTACAAAGGTATCTCTCTATCTACTTCCCTGCATGAGCATGTCCAAGTAGACTTAGAAGGAAAAGATTGGAAAGCTTATTTAAACTAA
- a CDS encoding outer membrane beta-barrel protein has protein sequence MRNLIITSITTLLFSTCIYAQTESGFGFKGGLNYNGNGDYFESITNNYQNADRNIGYHIGVFGKLGSKIYFRPELVYTATKSDYDAGSFELKKLDAPLLVGINIIGPFHLFGGPSLQYIVDSDFQNSTINTIENDFSIGLNFGIGFNLNKIGIDLRYERGFNDNEATIINNNISSLNPNRLDTRPEQLILSLSIML, from the coding sequence ATGAGAAATTTAATTATAACGTCAATTACAACGCTATTATTTTCGACATGTATTTACGCTCAAACAGAAAGTGGATTTGGCTTTAAAGGCGGATTAAACTATAATGGTAATGGGGATTACTTTGAATCTATTACCAATAATTATCAAAATGCAGATCGAAATATAGGCTACCATATAGGAGTATTTGGTAAATTAGGCTCCAAAATTTATTTTAGACCAGAATTAGTCTACACAGCAACAAAAAGTGATTACGATGCAGGTTCTTTCGAGTTAAAAAAATTAGACGCCCCTTTATTGGTTGGGATTAATATTATAGGCCCCTTTCATCTTTTTGGTGGACCATCACTACAATATATAGTAGATAGTGATTTTCAAAATTCAACAATTAATACTATCGAAAATGATTTTTCTATCGGCCTAAATTTTGGTATTGGCTTTAACCTAAACAAAATTGGTATTGATTTAAGATATGAAAGAGGCTTCAATGATAACGAAGCTACTATTATAAATAACAACATCTCTTCTCTCAACCCTAACAGGCTAGACACAAGACCAGAACAGCTCATACTTAGTTTATCAATAATGCTATAA
- a CDS encoding transketolase family protein, translated as MKTYTNTGSKDTRSGFGDGLTELGRTNPNVVALCADLIGSLKMNQFIEENPERFFQIGIAEANMMGIAAGLTIGGKIPFTGTFANFSTGRVYDQIRQSIAYSDKNVKICASHAGLTLGEDGATHQILEDIGLMKMLPGMTVINTCDYNQTKAATIAIADHDGPVYLRFGRPKVANFTAADQKFEIGKAVHLQEGTDVTIVATGHLVWEALEAAKVLNESGISAEVINIHTIKPLDANAIIESVKKTKCVVTAEEHNKLGGLGESVSRILSQNQPTPQEFVATDDTFGESGTPAQLMEKYGLNAEAIINACERVVKRK; from the coding sequence ATGAAAACATATACAAATACAGGTAGTAAAGATACAAGATCAGGTTTTGGAGACGGATTAACAGAATTAGGGAGAACAAATCCTAATGTTGTAGCACTTTGCGCAGATTTAATTGGTTCTTTAAAAATGAATCAGTTTATAGAAGAAAATCCAGAACGTTTTTTTCAAATTGGAATTGCTGAAGCAAACATGATGGGGATTGCAGCAGGTTTAACTATTGGAGGTAAAATTCCTTTTACAGGTACATTTGCTAACTTTTCTACTGGTCGTGTTTACGATCAAATAAGACAAAGTATTGCTTATTCTGATAAAAACGTAAAAATTTGTGCTTCTCATGCCGGTTTAACTTTAGGTGAAGATGGTGCAACGCACCAAATTCTTGAAGATATTGGATTAATGAAAATGCTTCCAGGAATGACTGTAATCAACACTTGTGATTACAATCAAACTAAAGCAGCAACTATAGCTATTGCAGATCACGATGGTCCCGTTTACTTACGTTTTGGACGTCCAAAAGTAGCTAATTTCACAGCTGCTGATCAAAAATTCGAAATTGGAAAAGCCGTCCATTTACAAGAAGGTACAGATGTGACCATCGTTGCTACTGGACATTTAGTTTGGGAAGCATTAGAAGCTGCTAAAGTCTTAAATGAAAGCGGTATTTCTGCGGAGGTCATAAACATTCACACCATAAAACCATTGGATGCTAATGCCATTATTGAATCTGTTAAGAAAACAAAATGTGTTGTTACAGCAGAAGAACATAATAAGCTAGGAGGTTTAGGAGAAAGTGTTTCTAGAATACTATCACAAAATCAACCGACACCTCAAGAGTTTGTTGCTACAGATGATACCTTTGGAGAATCTGGTACACCTGCACAACTTATGGAAAAATATGGTTTAAATGCCGAAGCAATTATTAATGCTTGCGAACGCGTTGTTAAACGAAAATAA
- a CDS encoding DMT family transporter: MQNDKLKNYLHLHLLVFIAGFTAIIGKLITLNAVSLVWYRMLIATVLMFVYIKIAKINISITKKALFKFAIAGVIIALHWITFFGSIQVSNASIALAMFSTGAFFASFIEPIIYKRKIIAYEIVFGLIVVFGIYLIVRSEFKYIDGMILGVISAFLSSLFAVLNGKFMEEHSATKISFYEFISGVFFISVYILCFGEGFNTNHFNISMSDGLWLFVLASICTAYAFIASVHVMRFISPYTVVLTYNLEPIYGIVLALMLFPESETMSSSFYIGAFIILGVVLCNGILKNWKNFKKNKSKQTD; this comes from the coding sequence ATGCAAAACGATAAGCTTAAAAATTACTTACACTTACATCTTCTAGTATTTATTGCTGGATTTACAGCCATTATAGGTAAGTTAATTACTTTAAATGCAGTCAGTTTAGTCTGGTACAGGATGCTTATCGCTACAGTTTTAATGTTTGTATATATTAAAATTGCAAAGATTAATATCTCAATTACCAAAAAAGCTTTATTTAAATTTGCTATTGCGGGTGTCATTATTGCTTTACATTGGATTACATTCTTTGGATCTATTCAAGTGTCAAACGCGTCAATAGCATTAGCAATGTTTTCTACGGGTGCATTTTTTGCTTCATTTATAGAACCAATCATATATAAACGTAAAATTATTGCTTACGAGATTGTTTTTGGTCTAATAGTCGTCTTTGGAATATACTTAATTGTTAGAAGCGAGTTTAAATATATAGACGGTATGATTTTAGGTGTTATTTCGGCCTTTTTATCATCATTATTTGCGGTTCTTAATGGTAAGTTCATGGAAGAGCATTCCGCAACTAAGATTTCGTTTTATGAGTTTATAAGTGGTGTGTTTTTTATTTCTGTTTATATTTTATGCTTTGGAGAAGGCTTTAATACTAACCATTTTAATATCTCAATGTCTGATGGACTTTGGTTATTTGTTTTGGCTTCAATATGTACTGCTTATGCATTTATCGCTTCGGTACATGTAATGCGTTTTATAAGTCCATATACAGTTGTACTAACATACAATCTAGAGCCAATCTACGGAATAGTTTTAGCCCTAATGTTATTTCCAGAGTCAGAAACAATGTCATCTTCATTTTATATAGGAGCTTTTATTATTTTGGGCGTCGTTTTGTGTAATGGTATTTTAAAAAATTGGAAGAACTTCAAAAAAAACAAGAGCAAACAAACTGATTGA
- a CDS encoding FKBP-type peptidyl-prolyl cis-trans isomerase: MKLRKITLALLSVFMLTVACNSDDDDDTSTFVERDRQEVYDENIAEIEEYLSTHTYNYDEFGFGDLYTIPNDNFEIVFDTISSENGNLDAIPLINRPELLSKVVTEDDIDYKLYYLSLREGRGEIVHPLDAAGVTYEGMLLDGTVFDNADVVNNPFNLSSVSGTIFGVITGFREALIEFRTRDGYTENGDGTTTNHNFGIGAVFIPSGLGYFSSGTTTIPSYYPLIFKFDMLTRIVTDYDGDSIPSYLEDLDNDGDGFNEDTDDDGIANFIDNDDDNDGVSTKDEITKSVYVVDTNNGDVEPVLVTNEYETSREEVNGVITIKTITLVDSDNNGISDYLEANISIDYNN; this comes from the coding sequence ATGAAATTAAGAAAAATTACTTTGGCACTTTTATCCGTATTTATGCTAACTGTAGCATGTAATTCTGATGATGACGATGATACATCGACTTTTGTCGAAAGAGATAGACAGGAAGTTTATGATGAGAATATTGCTGAAATAGAAGAGTACCTTAGTACACATACATATAATTATGATGAATTTGGATTTGGGGATCTCTATACTATACCTAATGATAACTTTGAAATTGTTTTTGATACAATTAGTTCTGAGAATGGAAACTTAGATGCTATTCCATTGATTAACCGACCTGAATTATTAAGTAAAGTCGTGACGGAAGATGATATAGATTATAAACTTTATTATTTGAGTTTAAGAGAAGGCCGAGGTGAGATTGTTCATCCATTAGATGCTGCAGGAGTAACTTATGAAGGAATGTTATTGGATGGTACTGTTTTTGATAATGCAGATGTGGTTAATAACCCTTTTAATCTGTCATCTGTTAGTGGAACTATATTTGGTGTAATTACTGGGTTTAGAGAAGCTTTAATTGAATTTAGAACTAGAGACGGTTATACCGAAAATGGAGATGGTACAACTACGAATCATAATTTTGGGATAGGAGCTGTTTTTATACCTTCAGGTTTAGGGTATTTTTCATCGGGTACAACGACAATACCTAGTTATTATCCGCTAATATTTAAATTTGACATGCTTACTAGAATTGTTACTGATTATGATGGAGACTCTATACCTTCTTATTTAGAAGATCTAGATAATGATGGAGATGGTTTTAATGAAGATACAGATGATGATGGTATTGCTAATTTTATAGATAATGATGACGATAATGATGGTGTTTCTACCAAAGATGAAATTACGAAAAGTGTTTATGTAGTAGATACTAATAATGGGGATGTAGAACCAGTTTTGGTAACTAACGAGTATGAGACATCACGTGAGGAAGTTAATGGGGTAATAACTATTAAAACTATTACATTGGTAGATTCTGATAACAACGGTATATCAGATTATTTAGAAGCTAATATCTCAATAGATTATAATAACTAG
- a CDS encoding shikimate kinase has product MNLILVGYMASGKSTIGVKTAELLDFNFIDLDAYIEKKENLSVSDIFKTKGEIYFRKLEQLYLKEITAKVDKTIISLGGGTPCFYDTMTWLNALENVQTVYLKTSLDVLTDRLYKDSTRPLIAHLETKEALRDFIAKHIFERSYFYNQANLVVESSISAEETINKIVSQLV; this is encoded by the coding sequence ATGAATTTAATTTTAGTTGGATATATGGCTTCTGGAAAATCAACAATCGGTGTAAAAACAGCAGAATTGTTAGATTTTAATTTTATAGATTTAGATGCCTACATAGAAAAAAAAGAAAATTTAAGCGTTTCTGATATTTTTAAAACCAAAGGAGAAATCTATTTTAGGAAATTAGAGCAATTATATCTTAAAGAAATAACTGCTAAAGTTGATAAAACAATTATTTCTTTAGGAGGAGGTACACCGTGTTTTTATGATACCATGACTTGGTTAAATGCGTTAGAAAATGTTCAGACGGTTTATTTAAAAACGAGTTTAGATGTTTTGACAGATCGACTTTATAAAGATAGCACAAGGCCATTAATAGCACATTTAGAAACCAAAGAGGCTTTAAGAGACTTTATTGCTAAGCATATCTTTGAGCGCTCATATTTTTATAATCAAGCTAATTTGGTTGTTGAGTCGTCTATTTCTGCAGAAGAGACTATAAATAAAATAGTCTCTCAATTAGTTTAA
- a CDS encoding transketolase, protein MASTQQLEDLTTQVRRDILRMVHKVNSGHPGGSLGCAEFLVALYQDIMDRKEGFDMDGIGEDLFFLSNGHISPVFYSVLARSGYFPVEELNTFRLINTRLQGHPTTHEGLPGIRIASGSLGQGLSVALGAAQAKKLNGDKHLVYSLHGDGEMQEGQNWEAIMYASGKKVDNIIATIDLNGQQIDGSTDTVLPMGSFRAKFEAFGWTVLDIEEGNSIDAILKGMAEAKSLTGKGKPVCVLLKTVMGNGVDFMMHTHAWHGKAPNDEQLAIGLEQNPETLGDY, encoded by the coding sequence ATGGCAAGCACACAACAATTAGAAGATTTAACTACTCAAGTACGTAGAGATATTTTACGTATGGTACACAAAGTAAATTCTGGACACCCAGGAGGTTCATTAGGTTGCGCAGAATTTCTGGTAGCACTTTATCAAGACATAATGGATAGAAAAGAAGGGTTTGATATGGACGGTATTGGAGAGGATCTATTTTTCCTTTCTAATGGTCATATTTCACCTGTATTTTATAGTGTTTTAGCAAGAAGCGGTTATTTCCCTGTAGAAGAATTAAACACCTTTAGATTAATAAATACAAGACTACAAGGACATCCAACAACTCACGAAGGATTACCTGGTATTAGAATTGCGTCAGGATCTTTAGGACAAGGTTTAAGTGTTGCTTTAGGTGCTGCCCAAGCTAAAAAATTAAATGGAGATAAACATCTAGTGTATAGTTTACATGGTGATGGGGAAATGCAAGAAGGTCAAAACTGGGAGGCAATTATGTATGCTTCAGGAAAAAAAGTAGATAACATTATCGCAACTATCGATTTAAATGGTCAGCAAATTGATGGATCTACAGATACTGTTTTACCTATGGGAAGTTTTAGAGCTAAATTTGAAGCTTTTGGATGGACTGTCTTAGACATAGAAGAAGGTAATAGTATTGATGCTATTTTAAAAGGAATGGCTGAAGCTAAAAGTTTAACAGGAAAAGGGAAACCAGTTTGCGTTTTACTTAAAACAGTAATGGGTAATGGCGTAGATTTTATGATGCATACACATGCTTGGCATGGCAAAGCACCAAATGATGAGCAATTAGCTATTGGATTGGAGCAAAACCCTGAAACGTTAGGTGACTATTAA
- a CDS encoding MerR family transcriptional regulator, giving the protein MNNIKSKFSIKDLENLSGIKAHTIRIWEKRYNLFEPNRTETNIRYYSLASLQKILNISYLNANGYKISKIANLKTEEIPSLVKKISEDSDSKNHAVNIFKLAMINFDQTLFYNTFNDLISEFSFKHIFYNILVPLLDDIGILWQTDTITAAHEHFIVELIKRKILINIDHAISTSNATNDDTTYVLFLPDNEVHELGLLYTNYEIINQGSHTIYLGQSVPIDSLKFLLSQYKKITFISCFTVKPEKDYINKYLAEFNKKLLNNTNNNLIISGRMTAYIDSEVNPKITAFNSTKDVIESF; this is encoded by the coding sequence ATGAACAATATTAAGTCAAAGTTTAGCATTAAAGACCTAGAAAATCTCTCGGGTATCAAAGCACATACCATAAGGATATGGGAAAAACGTTATAATTTATTTGAACCAAACAGAACAGAAACTAATATTAGATATTATAGTTTAGCAAGCCTTCAAAAGATCTTAAATATAAGCTACCTGAACGCTAATGGCTATAAAATATCCAAAATAGCGAATTTAAAAACAGAAGAAATACCTTCTTTAGTAAAAAAAATATCTGAAGATAGTGATAGTAAAAATCACGCTGTTAATATTTTTAAATTAGCGATGATCAACTTTGATCAAACACTTTTCTACAACACGTTTAATGATTTAATAAGTGAATTTTCCTTCAAACACATTTTCTATAACATTTTAGTCCCTTTATTGGATGACATAGGGATACTATGGCAAACAGATACAATCACTGCGGCACACGAACATTTTATAGTCGAATTAATAAAACGTAAAATTTTAATCAACATAGACCATGCGATAAGTACTTCCAATGCTACTAATGATGATACCACATATGTTTTATTCCTACCTGACAATGAAGTGCACGAGTTAGGTTTGTTATATACAAACTACGAAATTATAAATCAAGGCTCGCATACCATCTATTTAGGACAAAGTGTACCAATCGATAGTTTAAAGTTTTTATTATCTCAATATAAAAAGATAACGTTTATTTCCTGCTTTACAGTTAAACCGGAAAAAGACTATATAAATAAGTATTTAGCTGAGTTTAATAAAAAACTTTTAAATAACACTAATAATAATCTGATCATTTCTGGGCGAATGACCGCCTATATTGATTCTGAGGTAAACCCGAAAATAACTGCTTTCAATTCTACAAAAGATGTTATTGAAAGCTTCTAA
- a CDS encoding RNA-binding S4 domain-containing protein has translation MRIDKYLWCVRYYKTRNIATTACKKGHIKINDQVVKPSRDVYPTDTIQLRKDQINYTLTVLDIPPNRVGAKLVDMYRVDKTPKSAFEAQELLKLAKDYYRKKGVGRPTKKDRRDLDNLNIENEQ, from the coding sequence ATGCGAATAGATAAATATTTGTGGTGTGTTAGATATTACAAAACTAGAAACATTGCAACCACTGCATGTAAAAAAGGTCATATTAAAATAAATGACCAAGTAGTAAAACCTAGTAGAGATGTCTATCCAACAGACACTATACAATTAAGAAAAGACCAAATTAATTACACATTAACCGTTTTGGATATACCTCCAAACCGTGTTGGAGCCAAATTAGTTGACATGTATAGAGTGGATAAAACACCAAAATCGGCTTTTGAAGCACAAGAATTGCTTAAATTAGCTAAAGACTATTACCGAAAAAAAGGTGTCGGAAGACCCACAAAAAAAGACAGAAGAGATTTAGATAATTTAAACATCGAAAATGAGCAATAA